A genomic stretch from Podospora pseudoanserina strain CBS 124.78 chromosome 3, whole genome shotgun sequence includes:
- a CDS encoding hypothetical protein (COG:S; EggNog:ENOG503P378), giving the protein MSSYYQLHQQHPTPATAPAVSHTHHGGRNRRAPRLSVSQHPQKQFRGVRSMKELTESVNLSSFRSRFEACRSFDLEDDMEFCPGLLTETDLVSINSSSSERSSLASNSPQGSPTQQPIQVAHYPVQTGSPVYAPPYQSHSSNLKIHQPAATRARNAIPIVNPATGITMSSPPPSVSPARMQPQNIGRRW; this is encoded by the exons ATGTCTTCCTACTATCAATTGCACCAGCAGCATCCAACACCTGCCACAGCCCCTGCCGTCTCGCACACGCACCATGGCGGCCGCAACCGGAGAGCCCCCAGGTTATCGGTCTCGCAGCATCCCCAGAAGCAGTTTCGCGGTGTGCGCAGCATGAAGGAGTTGACCGAGTCGGTAAACCTGTCTAGCTTTCGGTCAAGGTTCGAGGCCTGCCGGTCCTTTGATCTGGAAGACGACATGGAGTTCTGCCCAGGCCTGTTGACCGAGACTGAT CTCGTGTCGATAAACAGCTCGTCTTCGGAGCGTTCTTCGCTGGCAAGCAACTCACCCCAAGGGTCTCCCACTCAGCAGCCCATCCAGGTCGCCCACTACCCTGTCCAGACCGGCTCGCCAGTGTATGCTCCTCCATATCAAAGCCACTCTAGCAACCTCAAGATCCACCAGCCTGCCGCTACCCGCGCCCGCAACGCCATCCCCATCGTCAACCCTGCTACCGGCATTACCATGTCGAGCCCACCTCCTTCGGTCTCTCCTGCCCGGATGCAGCCGCAAAACATCGGCCGGCGGTGGTAA